From the genome of Pseudomonadota bacterium:
GGCATCGTCGTCCTCACCTCCTTAGTAGCCTTCGAGTCGATGGCGGTGGCCACCGCCATGCCGATCGCGGCGACCCAGCTCGATGCGCTCTCCTGGTACGCGCTGGCCTTCGCAAGCACCCTCGCCGCAAGCGCCGTCGGAATTGCCATCGCGGGTATCTGGAGTGACGCACGGGGGCCGAGCGCACCCACCTGGTGCGCGATCGGCGCGCTGGTGCTGGGGTCAGCACTGGCCGGCCTTGCGGATCACCTCACCCTGCTGTTGGTCGGTCGGGTGGTACAGGGGCTCGCCGTCGGGGCCATCGGCGTAACCCTGTACGTGCTCGCGGCCTCCTCCTACCCAGCCTCCATGCATGGCCGCGTCCTGTCCGCCATGTCCACGGCCTGGGTGCTGCCTGCCCTGATCGGGCCAGCAATAAGTGGACTGATCGTCGGTACGCTCGGCTGGCGCTGGGTGTTTCTGCTGGTGGCCTTGGCTAGCGCACCGGCGGCAATGCTGCTCGCACCGATCCTAAAGTCAAGCGAGGCAAGGCGCGGTCAGCTAGCTCCGCGGGCCGGGTCTCGGGTCGGATGGTCGATCGTGGCGGCAGGCGGCCTGGCCCTCACCCACGCCAGCGGCCACAGCGCCGGCGCGTCGAGTCAGGCCTTGAGTCTCGTCATGGGACTAGGATTGCTCGCGCTCGGTGCACGGGCGCTCCTCCCTGCGGGCACGTTGCGCCTCGCCCGGGGATTGCCGAGCGTCGTCGCGGTGCGTGCCCTCGCCGCGGCAGCCTTTTTCTCTGCCGAGGCCTTCGTGCCGCTGCTGTTGATCGAGCGTTACGCCTTCAGCGCAGGGTTGGCAGGCCTCAGCCTCACAGGTGCTGCTCTAGGCTGGGCGAGCGGTGCCCATTGGTACAGCCGCGGGCGCCAGGAACGCGATCCGCGTGGGGTGCTCCATCTGGGCGCGTTCATCATGTTCACGGGGCTGCTGCTGATCGTGGCCGTGCTGGCCTTCGCGCTACCACCCACGCTGGTGATCGTCGCGTGGTCGATCATGGGCCTCGGCATAGGCATGCAGCGGCCAGCACTCGGCGTGCTGCTGATCCGTCTGGCCCCGCCCGGCGCCATCGGTGCGAGCGCATCCGCGCTGCAGATGGGGGATGCGATCGCCATCGCAGCAACGCTCGCCATCACGGGGGGTGCGTTCGCCGCACTGCACGACACCACCGCAGGACTCGCCTACGGTCTCGTCTTCGCCGTCAGCATGGGGCTGCTGGCCATCGCCGCAGTCGGTGCAGAACGGGTGCTGGCACCGCGTGGCACCCGAAAATCGCGTTCGCCCAGCGTGACCGGCGCTGACTCCAAGATCCCCTCGGATCAGGCGTTGCCCGGCAGGTGAGGTCACGAGCAGCGAATGCCCATCGCACGCGCTTTCCTGACACGCTAGACTGCAATTGCCATAAAGAAGTCGTGCTACCGGGGACATGAGTGAGCGCCGTGCCGTCCGTGTACGGTCGCCGCCCGTATCGCTGCGACGCACAACACTCTCGTTAGGGATTAGGGGGAAACTACATGAAAGCAACCCATTGGCTGGCGCTCGTGGCCAGTGCGTCGATGTGCTCATCGGTCGCGCTCGCCCAGGACAGCTTCGACAGCGACAACGACGGATTCGACGACAACAGCGACAACTGCACGCTGGTCGCGAACCCGGATCAACGTGACACCAACGGCGATGGCTTCGGCAACGTATGCGACGCCGACCTGAACAATAACGACCTCGTCGACCGCCCGGACTTTGTGATCCTGCGCCAGAGCATCGGCGATCAGGAAAAGGACTTGGACGCCGACCTAAACGGTGACGATCGGGTCGGTCGCGAGGACTTCTTCATTCTGCGCGACAGCTTCGGTCAGAAGCCCGGGCCCACCGGCGCTCACCCGGATATCCCCGCGTGCAACTGCTACTTCTCCGGCGACTGCGTCGGCAACGATCAGTTCTGCGACTGGGGCCCCGCAGGCTTTACGGTCGAGGACATCTGCTGGTGGCGTGATCCGAAGCCCACCCAGGCCGGCAACGGCTGCTCCACGGAGTACGAGGGCCCTTGGGGACCGATCTGCGACGGCTTCTGCACCAACTCCAACTTCGGCTCATCCGTAGGGCATGAGG
Proteins encoded in this window:
- a CDS encoding MFS transporter, which translates into the protein MSSGHAQDEAANATQERLLAPAYRRATLGIVVLTSLVAFESMAVATAMPIAATQLDALSWYALAFASTLAASAVGIAIAGIWSDARGPSAPTWCAIGALVLGSALAGLADHLTLLLVGRVVQGLAVGAIGVTLYVLAASSYPASMHGRVLSAMSTAWVLPALIGPAISGLIVGTLGWRWVFLLVALASAPAAMLLAPILKSSEARRGQLAPRAGSRVGWSIVAAGGLALTHASGHSAGASSQALSLVMGLGLLALGARALLPAGTLRLARGLPSVVAVRALAAAAFFSAEAFVPLLLIERYAFSAGLAGLSLTGAALGWASGAHWYSRGRQERDPRGVLHLGAFIMFTGLLLIVAVLAFALPPTLVIVAWSIMGLGIGMQRPALGVLLIRLAPPGAIGASASALQMGDAIAIAATLAITGGAFAALHDTTAGLAYGLVFAVSMGLLAIAAVGAERVLAPRGTRKSRSPSVTGADSKIPSDQALPGR